From the Flavobacterium gyeonganense genome, the window TACGGTTTTAAATGAATCAGTTCTGGCAAAAGAATACGATGATAAAACACCAAACTGGGATAGCGAAAGAATTGCGGAAATCGATACTATTATCCTGAAAATGGCAATTTGCGAATTTTTAAAATTCCCTTCAATTCCTGTAAAAGTAACTCTTAACGAATATTTAGAAATTGCGAAAGAGTATTCTACACCAAAAAGCAGTATTTTTATCAACGGAATTTTGGATAACCTTGTAAAAGAACTTACCGCCAATAAAAAGATGGTTAAGGTTGGAAGAGGTTTAATGTAATTTTACATAAATTTCAAAGAATCAATAACAAATTCCAAAAAGAATATTTTAAATATAAATCAAAAACAAATTAATTATGGGAGGACAATTAACTCAATTTGCGCCATTTCTTTTAATGTTTGTGGTAATCTATTTCTTCATGATCAGACCACAACAAAAAAGAGCAAAAAACGAAAAAGAATTTGAAAGCAGCCTGAAAGTAGGTGACAAAATAGTAACTAAAAGCGGTTTCCACGGTAAAATTGCTGAATTAGCAGAAACTACTGTTGTAATCGAAACAATGTCTGGGAAATTGAAATTAGAGCGTTCTGCAATCTCAATGGAAATGAGCGCTGCTTTGAATGCTAAAAAGGCTTAAGTTTTTTAAAATTTCAAAAAATATTAAATCCCAAATTCCATTTTTAATTTTGGAATTTGGGATTTTTTTTGGTTTTTCTTTTAATCCAATCTTGTCATTTTGAGGGACGAAGAATCTTCGCAAGTAGCTCCGTAAAGTAATTCGCCTATCTTTTTAGTTTTTTGTAAAGATGTTTCCTCCTTAGTATGGCAAAAATTTGAAAAGGATTGTTTAAATGCACTGCAGTGCGTATCTACGGCAAATGTTTGCGTTTCTTTGCGAAAAACCTCAATGATTCTTTAACGTATAATTCGCTCAGAAAATCATTGAAATTTGAAATTTAAAAAATTGAAATTTAGCTTACCTGTATTTATCATTCAATCCCACATTACTCAAAATCATCGGAATCACTTTTTCGATTCTTGAAATTTTAGTTTTTTCCTGTTTGGCACTTTCAATATATTCCAAAAACTCATATTGTTTGTAACGTGTAAATTTTTGAAAAGCTTGTTTTAAAGCTGGATTTAGAACCATTTCTTCCTCTAAAAGCTCAGAAATAATAGTTTCTTTCTTAGAAGGTTGAATGATTTTTCCCTGCTTTTCATTTTCAATAGCTTCATAAATATATTCCAAAACTTCTTTTTCGTTTACTTCTTCTTTTGAGGTAAAACGCCATTGACGCATAGATTTTGTTTTATTTTCCTGAGCATTGATCAATCTCTTTTTCTCATCTTTTAAAAACACACCATTTAAGAACCAAATTGCAAAATAGTTTTTAAAACCTCCAATGCCAATAACATTCTTCTTGTTATAAACATAAATAGGGCCACCCCATTTTATGGTTTCAGTCAATTCGGTTTTATCAATAATTGATTTAAGAAAAAGTAATTCTTCTTCCCAATTGTTGACTTTGTCCCAAACGTGTTTTTTGTCAGATGAAGGTTTCAATTAACTTCTTTTTTTAGCGGTTTCTTTTATGTCAAAAATCCCCGGAGTAGCTGTTAATTCAGCAATTTTTACAATAACATCAGTTGCCTTTTGAATACTTTCTGCAGGAACATATTCATATTTTCCGTGAAAGTTATGACCACCTGCAAAAATATTCGGGCAGGGTAATCCCATAAAGGACAATTGAGATCCGTCTGTACCGCCGCGAATTGGTTTGATGATTGGTTTGATATTCAGTTCTCGCATTGCTTTCTCTGCAATATCCACAATATGTTTTACCGGAAGCACTTTTTCCTTCATATTGTAATACTGATCTTTAACTTCAGCAATTACAATGTCTTCTCCATATTGCTTAGCAAATTTTTTGTTGAATTTTTTAGCAATTTTTTGAATTAACTCTTTACGTTTTTCAAATTTCTTTTTATTGTGATCACGAATAATCAACTCTAAAACTGTTTCTTCAATGTTTCCTTTTATGTGATGAACATGGAAAAAACCTTCATAACCTTTAGTCTCCTGGGGTGTTTCTCCTTTTGGAAGTTCATTGATGAAATCATTTGCAATGAGCATCGAATTGATCATTTTTCCTTTCGCGTAACCCGGATGAACACTTTTTCCTTTGAAGGTAATTTTGGCTCCGGCGGCATTAAAATTTTCATATTCCAATTCACCAATCTGACTTCCATCCATTGTATAAGCCCATTGTGCTCCGAATTTATCTACATCAAAATGATGCGCTCCACGACCGATTTCTTCATCCGGCGTAAAACCAATTCTGATTTTCCCGTGTTTAATTTCCGGATGCTGAATTAAATATTCCATAGCTGAAACGATTTCAGTAATTCCGGCTTTATCATCAGCTCCTAGCAGAGTTGTTCCGTCAGTTGTGATGATGGTCTGTCCTTTATATTGTAATAAATCTTTAAAGTAATCTGGAGATAAAACAATGTTTTTCTCAGTATTCAGAACAATATCTTTTCCGTCATAATTCTCAACGATTTGCGGCTTCACATTCGCTCCGCTAAAATCCGGTGAAGTATCAAAGTGAGAAACAAAACCAATAGTTGGTACTTCATGCTCAACATTGCTCGGAAGCGTTGCCATAATATACGCTTTGTCGTCAATAGTGACATCTTCAAGTCCAATTACTTTTAGTTCTTCAACTAATTTATTGGCCAGATTCCATTGTTTCGCTGTGCTCGGTGTTGTTTGTGAATTTGGGTCTGATTCTGTATCAATTGTTACATAACTGATAAAACGATCGATGATATGCTGCATTTCTTTTTTATTTTTAGCAAATATAGCTATTTTTTATGCGGAATAATTTAGCTTTCTCTATCTGTTATAATACAAAAAAAAGATTCTGTTTTGCTCTCTTTTTTTATTTACTTTTTACGCATCTAAAACCTACATGATTAGCCGCAGATCTGATTTCGCCTTTTCCTCTTGTTCCTACCATGTATCGTGTGCAATATTGATCTGTACATAAAAATGAACCGCCCCGGTGTACTCTTTTTATTTCAGCTGTATCATTCGGATCATAATAAGCATCAGGTCCCTGAGGGTTTTTTGTTGTTTTGCCGCTTTCTGCCAATGATTTATAATAATCTACACTATACCAGTCATGAACCCATTCCCATACATTTCCTGCCATATCGTATAATCCGTAAGTATTTGGAGCATATTGTTTTGTTGGGGCAATTCCTTTAAAGCCATCTTCACCAGTGTCACCGTTTTTTATAGGGAAATGCCCCTGATAAATATTGGCCTGAAATTTTCCGTTAGGTTTTAAATTATTTCCCCATGCATAAAGATTTCCGGTTTTTCCGCCACGGGCAGCAAATTCCCATTCTGCTTCTGTTGGAAGTCTTTTTCCTGCCCATTTTGCGTAAGCTTGAGCATCTTCATAAACCACATGCACGACGGGATATTTTTCTTTTCCTTTGATAGTACTTTGCGGTCCTTCCGGATGTTTCCAGTCTGCCCCTGGTTCATAACGCCACCATTGAAGAAAATTATTTAGATTTACAGCGGATGAGGTAGGAGTAAAGACAACAGAGCCTGTTATTAAGTCTTCTTCGTTTGCAGTTGGAAATTCGGCTTTCGTTGGTTTTTGTTCGGCCACCGTTAAATATCCGGTGGCTTTTACAAATTTTTCAAATTCTTCGTTTGTCACTTCAGTTTCATCCATATAATAGCCGTCAACATACACACGATGAATAGGAGCAGCGTCTTTTGTAACGCCTTTTATGCTGCATAAACTTTCATCCTCAACATTTGATCCCATTGAAAACTCGCCACCCGGAATCCATACCATACCTTTCGGA encodes:
- a CDS encoding YdeI/OmpD-associated family protein, which codes for MKPSSDKKHVWDKVNNWEEELLFLKSIIDKTELTETIKWGGPIYVYNKKNVIGIGGFKNYFAIWFLNGVFLKDEKKRLINAQENKTKSMRQWRFTSKEEVNEKEVLEYIYEAIENEKQGKIIQPSKKETIISELLEEEMVLNPALKQAFQKFTRYKQYEFLEYIESAKQEKTKISRIEKVIPMILSNVGLNDKYR
- a CDS encoding formylglycine-generating enzyme family protein, with the protein product MKNKPFWLFSITTICVISIAFGYTKLASIPKKEAVQECHETPHTSENKFKPTIENKNRPTGKAPKGMVWIPGGEFSMGSNVEDESLCSIKGVTKDAAPIHRVYVDGYYMDETEVTNEEFEKFVKATGYLTVAEQKPTKAEFPTANEEDLITGSVVFTPTSSAVNLNNFLQWWRYEPGADWKHPEGPQSTIKGKEKYPVVHVVYEDAQAYAKWAGKRLPTEAEWEFAARGGKTGNLYAWGNNLKPNGKFQANIYQGHFPIKNGDTGEDGFKGIAPTKQYAPNTYGLYDMAGNVWEWVHDWYSVDYYKSLAESGKTTKNPQGPDAYYDPNDTAEIKRVHRGGSFLCTDQYCTRYMVGTRGKGEIRSAANHVGFRCVKSK
- the yajC gene encoding preprotein translocase subunit YajC codes for the protein MGGQLTQFAPFLLMFVVIYFFMIRPQQKRAKNEKEFESSLKVGDKIVTKSGFHGKIAELAETTVVIETMSGKLKLERSAISMEMSAALNAKKA
- the pepT gene encoding peptidase T encodes the protein MQHIIDRFISYVTIDTESDPNSQTTPSTAKQWNLANKLVEELKVIGLEDVTIDDKAYIMATLPSNVEHEVPTIGFVSHFDTSPDFSGANVKPQIVENYDGKDIVLNTEKNIVLSPDYFKDLLQYKGQTIITTDGTTLLGADDKAGITEIVSAMEYLIQHPEIKHGKIRIGFTPDEEIGRGAHHFDVDKFGAQWAYTMDGSQIGELEYENFNAAGAKITFKGKSVHPGYAKGKMINSMLIANDFINELPKGETPQETKGYEGFFHVHHIKGNIEETVLELIIRDHNKKKFEKRKELIQKIAKKFNKKFAKQYGEDIVIAEVKDQYYNMKEKVLPVKHIVDIAEKAMRELNIKPIIKPIRGGTDGSQLSFMGLPCPNIFAGGHNFHGKYEYVPAESIQKATDVIVKIAELTATPGIFDIKETAKKRS